The following are encoded in a window of Candidatus Fluviicola riflensis genomic DNA:
- a CDS encoding Holliday junction branch migration protein RuvA codes for MIAHLNGRLVEKNPTNVIIECGGVGYYVKISLNTFSALGADEQLKLFTQQIIREDAHLLFGFATLEERELFNLLLSVSGIGPNTAILMLSSLQPTEIAQAIQTDDVRTIQSIKGIGAKTAQRVIIDLKDKMVKVEWGAGTNIFVGHNTNRFDALTALISLGFDKKSAEKAIEKIATGAESVEELIKGSLKIL; via the coding sequence ATGATCGCACACTTGAACGGCCGGCTGGTAGAGAAAAATCCGACAAACGTCATCATCGAATGTGGCGGTGTTGGTTATTACGTGAAAATTTCACTCAACACTTTTTCTGCACTGGGTGCTGATGAACAACTAAAACTCTTCACCCAGCAGATTATTCGTGAAGATGCACACCTGTTATTCGGATTTGCGACACTTGAAGAACGCGAGTTGTTCAACCTTTTACTTTCCGTTTCGGGAATCGGTCCCAACACAGCTATCCTCATGCTTTCATCGTTACAACCAACCGAAATAGCACAAGCTATCCAAACCGATGATGTGCGAACCATCCAATCCATCAAGGGAATTGGAGCAAAAACTGCCCAGCGTGTCATTATCGACCTGAAAGACAAAATGGTAAAAGTGGAATGGGGAGCAGGCACAAATATTTTTGTCGGTCACAATACTAATCGATTTGATGCGTTAACAGCATTGATTTCCTTAGGTTTTGATAAAAAATCTGCGGAAAAAGCTATTGAAAAAATTGCAACCGGAGCCGAATCAGTTGAAGAATTGATCAAAGGATCCCTGAAAATATTGTAA
- a CDS encoding NADP-dependent malic enzyme (NADP-dependent; catalyzes the oxidative decarboxylation of malate to form pyruvate; decarboxylates oxaloacetate): MAKIRKQDALDYHSSGRPGKIEVVPTKPYASQRDLSLAYSPGVAEPCLRIAETPEDVYKYTSKGNLVAVISNGTAVLGLGDIGPLASKPVMEGKGLLFKIFADIDVFDIEIDASDPELFIQTVKAIAPTFGGINLEDIKAPEAFEIERRLKEELDIPVMHDDQHGTAIISSAALLNALQLANKKIGKVKILISGAGAAAISCVRLYLALGASLENIFMFDSKGLIHAGRTDLDEEKKRFAVQRKDITLEQAFKGMDVFLGLSKGNLVTKEMIAAMAKNPIVFALANPEPEISYKDAMAVRNDIIMATGRSDHPNQVNNVLGFPFIFRGALDVRATTINEEMKLAAVLAIAALAKETIPDEVIEAYGEKHIAFGRDQIIPKPLDPRLIYSVAPAVAKAAMDSGVARKPILNWDEYETELKKRLGLDNKLVRNITEKAQLNPKRVVFAEADNLKILKAAQTAAEEGVCTPILLGKRRMIESLIQEYSLEISDFQIIDPKSDTEKARRQCYGKAFFEKRKRKGITEFEAIQIMRERNHFGAMMVESGDADAMISGLTRNYRDVVRPAIQTVGLQKDVNIVAGVYILMTKKGPLFLADTTINMNPTAEEIAEITNNVAKTLRKFKVTPRIALLSYSNFGSAVGKDAIKMADAVQILHEKYPTIIVDGELQANFALNNELMNEKFAFSTLANKEVNTLIFPNLSSGNIAYKLLQEITEGEAIGPILVGLKKSIHVLQMGSSVREIVNMVKVAVVDAQNK, translated from the coding sequence ATGGCAAAAATTCGCAAACAAGACGCATTGGATTATCACTCCTCAGGGAGACCAGGTAAAATAGAAGTCGTTCCAACGAAACCTTACGCTTCACAGCGCGATCTTTCTCTTGCTTATTCTCCGGGAGTGGCAGAACCCTGTCTCAGAATCGCTGAAACACCCGAAGACGTTTATAAATACACCAGTAAAGGAAACCTGGTAGCGGTTATCTCGAACGGTACCGCCGTTTTAGGTCTTGGTGATATTGGTCCGCTGGCTTCCAAACCGGTCATGGAGGGAAAAGGATTACTCTTTAAGATCTTTGCCGATATTGATGTGTTTGACATTGAAATTGATGCCAGTGATCCGGAACTCTTTATTCAAACCGTAAAAGCAATTGCTCCGACCTTTGGTGGTATTAACCTTGAAGACATCAAAGCTCCCGAAGCTTTTGAAATAGAACGCCGGTTGAAAGAAGAACTGGACATTCCGGTCATGCACGATGATCAGCATGGAACGGCCATTATTTCTTCGGCAGCATTACTCAATGCATTGCAACTGGCCAATAAAAAGATCGGGAAGGTCAAAATCTTAATCTCGGGCGCAGGAGCCGCGGCTATTTCCTGTGTACGTTTATACTTAGCATTAGGGGCCAGTTTGGAAAACATCTTTATGTTCGATAGCAAAGGATTGATCCATGCGGGCAGAACCGACCTTGACGAAGAGAAAAAAAGATTCGCCGTTCAACGAAAAGACATCACACTGGAACAAGCATTCAAAGGAATGGATGTGTTCCTTGGTTTGTCGAAAGGAAATCTTGTAACAAAGGAAATGATCGCTGCCATGGCGAAAAATCCAATCGTATTTGCATTGGCGAATCCGGAACCGGAAATTTCGTACAAAGACGCTATGGCTGTGCGCAATGATATTATTATGGCCACCGGCCGTTCCGATCATCCTAACCAGGTGAATAACGTCCTTGGTTTCCCTTTTATCTTCAGAGGAGCACTCGATGTACGTGCAACAACCATCAATGAGGAAATGAAGCTGGCCGCGGTTTTAGCCATTGCTGCACTTGCCAAAGAAACCATTCCTGACGAAGTAATCGAAGCGTATGGCGAAAAACACATCGCTTTCGGTCGTGACCAGATCATTCCGAAACCGCTCGATCCGCGACTCATTTATTCCGTAGCTCCTGCCGTTGCAAAAGCAGCAATGGACTCGGGTGTTGCACGAAAGCCAATTCTGAATTGGGACGAATACGAAACGGAACTCAAGAAACGTTTGGGTCTCGACAATAAACTGGTGCGTAATATCACTGAAAAAGCGCAGCTTAATCCGAAACGCGTTGTATTTGCCGAAGCAGACAACCTTAAAATTCTGAAAGCTGCTCAAACTGCCGCTGAAGAAGGTGTTTGTACGCCAATTCTGCTTGGAAAACGCCGAATGATCGAGTCATTGATCCAGGAATACAGCCTCGAAATTTCCGACTTTCAGATCATTGACCCGAAATCGGATACAGAAAAAGCGCGTAGACAATGCTACGGAAAGGCCTTTTTCGAGAAACGCAAGCGCAAAGGAATTACCGAATTTGAAGCCATTCAGATCATGCGCGAACGCAATCATTTCGGTGCAATGATGGTCGAATCCGGTGATGCCGATGCTATGATCTCAGGATTGACGCGCAATTACAGAGACGTGGTTCGTCCGGCTATCCAAACAGTTGGTTTGCAAAAAGACGTGAATATCGTAGCCGGTGTTTACATCCTGATGACGAAAAAAGGCCCGTTATTCTTAGCCGATACAACGATCAATATGAATCCGACGGCCGAAGAAATTGCGGAAATTACCAACAATGTAGCGAAGACTTTGCGCAAGTTTAAAGTCACTCCCCGTATCGCTTTGTTGAGCTATTCCAATTTTGGTTCTGCGGTTGGTAAAGACGCCATCAAAATGGCCGATGCCGTTCAGATTCTGCACGAAAAATACCCGACCATTATCGTCGACGGAGAATTACAGGCCAATTTTGCCCTCAATAACGAATTGATGAACGAGAAATTTGCGTTCTCTACCTTGGCCAATAAAGAAGTCAACACGCTCATTTTCCCGAATTTATCTTCCGGAAATATCGCTTATAAACTCTTGCAGGAAATTACCGAAGGTGAAGCCATTGGTCCGATCCTGGTCGGATTGAAAAAATCGATTCACGTATTGCAAATGGGTTCCTCCGTTCGCGAAATTGTAAACATGGTGAAAGTTGCCGTGGTTGACGCTCAAAACAAATAA
- a CDS encoding NAD-dependent protein deacylase, with translation MKLKMIVLTGAGISAESGIATFRDSDGLWEQYRIEDVATPEAWKKNPELVQRFYNERRKQVLACEPNAAHHFFARCEELFDMTIITQNIDDLHHRAGSSNVVHLHGEIRKSKSSGPTQEHAYYDIEGWELTMDDHCPDGYVLRPHVVWFGEAVPNLERAVLKVAEADILVVVGTSLNVYPAANLIHYTPDHCRKFVIDPKADELEVPLSFTRINATAVEGVKLIEKFLIENGKEDSR, from the coding sequence ATGAAGCTCAAAATGATTGTTTTAACCGGTGCCGGGATCAGTGCTGAAAGTGGAATTGCTACTTTCCGTGATTCTGATGGTTTGTGGGAACAGTACCGTATTGAGGATGTTGCGACCCCGGAAGCATGGAAGAAAAATCCGGAATTGGTACAACGTTTTTACAACGAGCGGAGAAAACAGGTATTGGCTTGCGAACCTAACGCAGCACATCATTTCTTTGCGCGTTGCGAAGAATTGTTTGATATGACAATTATTACACAGAATATCGATGATTTGCACCACCGCGCAGGTAGTTCGAATGTAGTGCACCTGCATGGGGAAATCCGAAAAAGCAAAAGCTCGGGACCAACACAGGAACACGCTTATTACGATATTGAGGGATGGGAATTGACAATGGACGATCATTGTCCTGACGGATATGTTCTGCGGCCACATGTGGTATGGTTCGGTGAAGCTGTTCCGAATCTGGAAAGAGCAGTTTTGAAAGTTGCCGAAGCAGATATCCTGGTGGTGGTGGGAACATCACTGAATGTATATCCGGCAGCCAACCTGATTCACTACACGCCAGATCATTGCCGCAAGTTTGTGATTGACCCGAAGGCCGATGAACTTGAGGTTCCACTTTCGTTTACCAGGATCAACGCGACGGCGGTGGAAGGAGTGAAACTAATTGAAAAGTTTCTAATTGAAAATGGAAAAGAGGATTCCCGATAA
- the sprA gene encoding cell surface protein SprA, with protein MEQKKVANYYAALLRLVFIVVGGCLLSPIALAQPDSNEVNLPFPITNPNDPTVNNPQSFDLGDPTNMKQTIVFDPVTGTYVFKETIGNSDLNYRNPSMMTLEEYLEYERQKTLRENWKGKIDEQTEEDRALEFPIKIPGKAFESFFGSDEITIRPQGSVELSFGVNSSRYDNPLLPVKQRRITRFDFQQQIQMNLVGQIGTKLKLNTSYNTQAAFDFDNITKLGYSGDEDQIMQRIELGNVSMPMQTSLIPGSQTLFGAYTKLRFGNLTVDGIAASSKGKRQEINITGKAQIQPFELSADNYEANRHYFVNLYFHDEYDNSMSQLPNVAAETYITRMEVWLTNRVNNTENTRNILAFSDLGEAKPENCEGNPGGFAPQDLPDNESNGLYPWLSGQPGVRNFNTAVSTLSSQAATPGPFQQAIHYEKVENARKLTESEFSYNALLGFISLNQPLNNDEVLAVAYEYTYRGQTYQVGEFSTDGVAGQEALFLKLLKPTITNPTISVWDLMMKNVYSIGAYQVDKEGFRLNIMYNNPETSVPIPYFPFEGLNDEQIVSMIDMDRYNVNNQNFSDGVFDFIPVNYNGNKAETGGTINTRNGRIFFTSIEPFGQKLEEKMQAEGIPDIIIDRIAFTELYDSTKTAAQQIPSKNRFLFKGEYQSSVSSDIPLNALNVPEGAVTVTAGGINLVEGQDYTVDYNLGRVKILNTGILESNTPIKISIESNSVFGFQAKSLLGTHLNYRFSKDFNIGATWMRMMERPVTQKVDIGSEPYKNNVLGLDINYRTELPFLTKAIDFLPIISTKEKSILTFKGEGAHLIPGTPRAISKAGISYLDDFEGSQSTIDLRTASAWRLASTPQGQPDLFPEGMQKDLATGFKRSKTAWYLIDPLFYQSNNLTPQHIKDDPSQLSDSRMRLVNQTDIFPNLQQQYGSIPNIQLLELAYYPRERGMYNYDQSNTVNTDGTWTNPEERWGGIMRALSTNDFEQANIEYIQFWVLDPFNEDAENVDPNTQHNGGDLYFNLGNMSEDVLADSRKSSENGLPADGSDENVDFTPWARVTNQQTVVNAFDTDPNNRVNQDVGLDGYNNDRERTAYASYVAWVQANGTLDQATKNRMISDPSNDDYNFYRDDDYDFEQLNILQRYKQYNGMQGNAATPEMSDTMNLEKYTTAATNMPDLEDINQDNNLAESEAYFQYRVSLRPQDMVVGQNFITNVQIYQNGSKTERWYQFKIPVRSPERTVNGIRDFRSIRFMRMFMKDFDEEVLLRFARLEFIRGEWRQFREDLTQPGDGVQIDPNLTDFNIGAVNVEENDQKTPVKYEIPPGIIREVDPSQPYQRQMNEQSLALNVCGLQDGDARAAYRNVQFDVRTYKKLKMFVHGEEKTPNSLQDNDLTVFVRLGTDFTDNYYEYEMPLALTPWGSTTPESIWPEGNNIEIVFDDLINLKMRRNELTGSGSNVSTTVEYAIADPANGSRQIKVKGNPNLQGIRTVMVGIRNPNNDGNPLPDDGLPKCVEVWVNELRLTDFVDDGGSAAVAQMQLQAADFANVSMSGNYSGINWGAVDSRVQDRQRNEKIGFDFQSTMQLGQFLGNRLKISVPFFYGYSLGIINPEYDPYNPDTKLKAYDAATRKERARLGQDFTERRSYNFQGVRKERAAGKKAHFFDISNWTASYAYSENLHRDFNTNYDRTKVWKGGLNYAYSFSAKPYEPFKKVPFMQKSKWWAIVRDISLSPVPKNISFTNDMVRNYNERQIRNNIDQTFVFQPVYVKNFTWTRNYKLGWDITKNIKASFNANNRSLFDEANGIVDRKADPTSYRQFKDTVWDQMRTLGKTMDYTHDYSIAYTLPFDKIPALDWISGNVKYSGTYNWQRASLGQEDYGNLVQNSRTINAQGQANFTNLYNKVAFLKKINGDGRGGRRAAGSSEGGGGKASVDKPPVVEEELKPDKPIEEMTKKELRKWERKKRKFEREKKRKKNNKVNPVVGFSGRLLMTVRNVSGTYAQTNGTLLPGYNQDARLLGFNPAMSSPMSGFIFGQQSYSVTGKETGYDFARIAADNGWLVQNSALNRQHTITHSQTITGRSTLEPFKDFTIDLNLNRTMTQNTSDFFRWNEDNAVFESQSRMQMSTLTYSTISIRSAFTKLGTGYTSTNFENLRTNTESVSQFLGAHNSNSTTTSSGYSEGYGLSQQEVVIGAFLTAYTKTDVSERTTNPFKSMPLPNWTVNYNGLTKFEFMKKYVKNFVVRHGYSSNVTMAGVQSNLNATLDANGDISALDLNDNFIPRNNVQSVTISERFSPLIGVDATWNVNGQGLITKFEYKKDRSATLSLNNNQVTEVMGSEFVIGTGYKFEKVQLPFKVRGKKPENPLNIRFDFTFRDNLTVIRKIVEGTNQATAGQRVISIKSSVDYNLGNNLTIQLYYDQVITTPKIATSYPTGNMSTGLRFRYNLGGL; from the coding sequence TTGGAACAGAAAAAAGTCGCTAACTATTACGCCGCCTTGCTACGACTCGTCTTTATCGTTGTAGGAGGTTGCCTGCTGTCGCCGATTGCCCTGGCTCAGCCCGACAGTAACGAGGTAAATCTACCTTTCCCAATTACGAATCCGAACGATCCTACGGTAAACAATCCGCAAAGTTTTGACTTGGGCGATCCGACCAACATGAAGCAAACCATTGTGTTTGATCCTGTTACGGGAACGTACGTCTTCAAGGAAACCATCGGAAATTCCGACCTCAATTACCGCAATCCATCGATGATGACGCTCGAAGAATACCTCGAGTATGAACGTCAGAAAACACTCAGAGAAAACTGGAAAGGCAAGATCGACGAACAAACCGAAGAAGACCGCGCGCTCGAATTCCCGATTAAAATTCCCGGAAAAGCATTTGAAAGCTTCTTCGGATCAGATGAAATTACGATCAGGCCGCAAGGTAGCGTTGAATTATCGTTTGGTGTAAACTCTTCACGTTACGACAATCCGTTACTTCCCGTAAAACAACGACGTATTACCCGTTTTGATTTCCAGCAGCAGATTCAAATGAACCTCGTTGGACAAATCGGTACCAAACTGAAACTCAACACAAGTTACAATACCCAGGCGGCATTTGACTTCGACAATATTACCAAGCTCGGTTATTCAGGTGACGAAGATCAGATCATGCAGCGCATCGAATTGGGAAATGTTTCCATGCCGATGCAGACTTCACTCATTCCCGGATCACAAACACTTTTTGGCGCCTATACCAAATTGCGTTTCGGGAATCTGACCGTTGACGGAATCGCGGCTTCTTCGAAAGGGAAACGCCAGGAAATCAACATCACCGGAAAAGCACAGATACAACCATTTGAATTATCAGCCGACAATTACGAAGCGAATCGTCACTATTTCGTGAACTTATACTTCCACGACGAGTACGATAATTCGATGTCGCAATTGCCAAACGTGGCTGCCGAAACCTACATCACCCGTATGGAGGTTTGGTTGACCAATCGTGTAAACAATACCGAAAACACCCGTAACATACTGGCATTCTCCGATTTGGGAGAAGCAAAACCAGAAAACTGTGAAGGAAACCCAGGCGGATTTGCACCGCAGGATTTACCTGACAATGAATCCAACGGTTTGTATCCGTGGTTATCAGGCCAGCCAGGTGTACGTAATTTCAACACCGCTGTAAGTACGCTTAGCTCACAGGCAGCAACTCCTGGTCCGTTCCAGCAGGCAATTCACTACGAAAAAGTAGAAAATGCCCGTAAACTGACCGAATCCGAATTCAGTTACAACGCGCTTTTGGGTTTCATTTCCCTGAATCAGCCATTGAACAACGATGAAGTATTGGCTGTTGCCTACGAGTATACCTACCGTGGCCAAACCTACCAGGTCGGTGAATTCTCAACAGATGGTGTTGCCGGACAGGAAGCATTGTTCCTTAAATTGTTGAAACCGACCATCACCAATCCTACCATCAGCGTTTGGGATTTGATGATGAAAAACGTTTATTCTATCGGAGCTTACCAGGTTGATAAAGAAGGTTTCCGTTTGAATATCATGTACAACAATCCTGAGACGAGTGTTCCGATTCCGTATTTCCCGTTTGAAGGATTGAACGACGAGCAAATTGTGTCGATGATTGACATGGACCGGTACAACGTCAATAACCAGAATTTTTCCGACGGGGTCTTTGACTTTATTCCGGTGAATTACAATGGTAATAAAGCCGAAACCGGTGGTACGATTAACACGCGAAACGGACGAATTTTCTTTACATCCATCGAACCATTCGGGCAGAAACTGGAGGAAAAAATGCAGGCCGAGGGAATTCCGGATATCATTATCGACCGGATTGCTTTCACCGAATTGTACGATTCAACCAAAACGGCTGCTCAGCAAATTCCAAGCAAAAATCGTTTCCTTTTCAAAGGAGAATACCAATCTTCCGTATCATCCGATATTCCACTCAACGCGTTGAACGTTCCGGAAGGGGCTGTTACTGTAACCGCTGGCGGGATCAACCTGGTTGAAGGACAAGATTATACCGTTGATTATAACTTAGGCCGTGTCAAAATCCTGAACACCGGAATTTTGGAATCGAATACACCGATCAAAATTTCCATTGAAAGTAATTCAGTATTCGGGTTCCAGGCAAAATCGTTGCTCGGAACACACCTGAATTACCGTTTCAGCAAAGACTTTAACATTGGTGCTACCTGGATGCGGATGATGGAACGTCCGGTAACCCAAAAAGTGGATATCGGTTCGGAACCATACAAAAACAACGTACTCGGTTTGGACATCAATTACCGCACGGAATTGCCGTTTTTAACCAAAGCCATTGATTTCCTTCCGATCATTTCGACCAAAGAAAAATCAATTTTGACCTTCAAAGGTGAGGGTGCTCACCTGATTCCGGGTACACCACGTGCCATCAGTAAAGCAGGTATTTCCTACCTGGACGATTTTGAAGGCAGCCAAAGTACTATCGATTTGCGTACCGCAAGCGCGTGGCGATTGGCTTCCACACCGCAAGGCCAGCCAGATTTATTCCCTGAAGGAATGCAAAAAGACCTGGCTACCGGTTTCAAGCGATCAAAAACAGCCTGGTACCTGATCGACCCGTTATTTTACCAAAGCAATAATCTTACACCGCAACACATTAAAGACGATCCTTCACAATTGTCGGATAGCCGTATGCGTTTGGTAAATCAAACCGACATTTTCCCGAACCTACAGCAGCAATACGGTTCCATTCCGAATATTCAATTGCTCGAACTGGCTTATTACCCGAGAGAGCGTGGAATGTATAACTATGATCAGTCGAATACCGTAAATACTGATGGTACATGGACCAACCCTGAAGAACGCTGGGGAGGAATCATGCGAGCCTTAAGTACCAACGATTTTGAACAAGCGAACATCGAATACATTCAGTTCTGGGTATTGGATCCGTTCAATGAAGATGCTGAAAATGTAGATCCGAATACCCAGCACAACGGTGGAGATTTGTATTTCAACCTTGGAAATATGTCGGAAGACGTATTGGCGGATTCGCGTAAATCTTCTGAAAATGGTTTGCCGGCTGACGGAAGCGATGAGAATGTTGATTTCACTCCATGGGCGCGTGTAACAAATCAGCAAACGGTAGTAAATGCCTTTGATACTGACCCGAACAATCGTGTTAATCAGGATGTCGGGTTGGATGGTTACAACAACGACCGCGAGCGTACCGCTTATGCTTCTTATGTGGCTTGGGTACAGGCAAACGGAACATTGGATCAGGCAACAAAAAACCGCATGATTTCCGATCCTTCAAACGACGACTACAACTTCTACCGTGACGACGATTACGATTTCGAGCAGTTAAACATCCTTCAACGTTATAAGCAATACAACGGAATGCAGGGGAATGCGGCTACTCCGGAAATGTCGGATACGATGAACCTGGAAAAGTACACCACTGCCGCCACCAACATGCCCGATTTGGAAGATATCAATCAGGATAATAACCTGGCTGAATCCGAAGCGTATTTCCAGTATCGTGTAAGTTTGCGTCCGCAGGACATGGTAGTAGGACAAAACTTCATTACCAACGTACAGATTTACCAAAACGGTTCCAAAACAGAGCGCTGGTACCAGTTCAAAATTCCGGTTCGTTCACCTGAAAGAACTGTAAACGGGATTCGCGATTTCCGCTCTATTCGTTTCATGCGTATGTTCATGAAAGATTTTGATGAAGAAGTGTTGTTGCGTTTCGCACGTTTGGAATTCATTCGCGGCGAATGGCGTCAGTTCCGTGAGGATTTGACTCAGCCTGGAGATGGTGTTCAAATTGACCCGAATTTAACGGATTTCAACATCGGAGCTGTAAATGTTGAGGAAAACGATCAGAAAACACCGGTGAAATACGAAATTCCTCCGGGAATTATCCGTGAAGTCGACCCTTCTCAGCCTTACCAACGTCAGATGAACGAGCAATCGCTTGCCTTGAACGTATGCGGTTTGCAGGATGGTGATGCCCGCGCGGCATACCGCAACGTACAATTTGACGTACGTACTTACAAAAAACTGAAAATGTTTGTTCACGGTGAAGAAAAAACACCGAACTCATTACAAGATAACGATCTTACGGTGTTTGTGCGTTTGGGGACTGACTTCACAGACAACTACTACGAATACGAAATGCCGCTGGCGCTTACACCGTGGGGTTCAACTACACCAGAAAGTATCTGGCCGGAAGGTAACAACATTGAGATCGTTTTTGATGACCTCATCAACCTGAAAATGCGTCGAAACGAACTCACCGGAAGCGGATCAAATGTTTCTACAACGGTTGAATATGCTATTGCTGATCCAGCCAATGGAAGTCGCCAGATCAAGGTGAAAGGAAATCCAAACCTCCAGGGAATCCGTACTGTAATGGTCGGAATCCGCAACCCGAATAATGACGGAAATCCATTGCCGGACGACGGTTTGCCGAAATGTGTGGAAGTTTGGGTGAATGAATTGCGTTTGACCGATTTCGTGGATGACGGAGGTTCTGCTGCCGTTGCTCAAATGCAATTACAAGCTGCCGATTTCGCCAATGTTTCCATGTCAGGAAATTACAGCGGAATCAACTGGGGAGCTGTAGACAGTCGTGTTCAGGATCGTCAGCGAAACGAAAAAATCGGTTTCGACTTCCAGTCTACCATGCAATTGGGCCAGTTCTTAGGCAATCGTCTGAAAATTTCGGTTCCCTTCTTCTACGGGTATTCATTGGGAATCATCAATCCTGAATACGATCCGTACAATCCGGATACGAAACTGAAAGCTTACGACGCAGCAACGCGTAAAGAACGTGCTCGTTTGGGCCAGGATTTCACAGAACGTCGTTCGTATAACTTCCAGGGTGTTCGTAAAGAACGTGCTGCTGGTAAAAAAGCGCATTTCTTCGATATTTCCAACTGGACAGCTTCGTATGCTTATAGCGAAAACCTTCACCGTGATTTCAACACCAATTACGACCGCACCAAGGTTTGGAAAGGCGGATTGAATTACGCGTACAGCTTTAGTGCGAAACCATATGAACCGTTCAAGAAAGTGCCGTTCATGCAGAAATCGAAATGGTGGGCAATCGTTCGCGATATCAGCCTCTCGCCGGTTCCGAAAAATATTTCGTTTACCAACGATATGGTACGTAATTACAACGAACGCCAGATTCGTAATAACATTGACCAGACCTTTGTCTTCCAGCCTGTTTATGTGAAAAACTTTACATGGACGCGTAATTACAAACTCGGTTGGGATATTACCAAAAATATCAAAGCAAGTTTCAATGCCAATAATCGTTCGTTGTTTGACGAAGCCAATGGTATCGTTGACCGCAAGGCCGATCCAACCAGCTACCGTCAGTTTAAAGACACGGTTTGGGATCAGATGCGCACTTTGGGTAAAACCATGGATTACACGCACGATTACAGCATTGCTTATACATTACCATTTGATAAAATCCCGGCGCTTGACTGGATTTCAGGGAACGTGAAATATTCCGGAACTTACAACTGGCAACGCGCTTCACTTGGTCAGGAAGACTACGGGAACCTTGTTCAAAACAGCCGTACGATCAACGCTCAGGGCCAGGCCAATTTCACTAACCTTTACAACAAAGTCGCGTTCCTTAAAAAGATCAATGGCGATGGAAGAGGCGGACGAAGAGCTGCAGGTAGCTCAGAAGGAGGCGGTGGTAAAGCATCAGTAGATAAACCACCCGTGGTAGAAGAAGAACTGAAACCGGACAAGCCGATTGAGGAAATGACCAAGAAGGAATTGCGTAAATGGGAACGTAAAAAACGCAAGTTTGAGCGCGAGAAAAAACGCAAGAAAAACAACAAGGTAAATCCTGTGGTCGGTTTCAGCGGTCGTTTATTAATGACGGTTCGAAATGTTTCCGGAACGTATGCTCAAACAAACGGAACTTTACTGCCGGGCTACAACCAGGACGCACGTTTATTAGGCTTTAATCCGGCAATGAGTTCACCGATGTCGGGCTTCATTTTCGGCCAGCAATCGTATTCGGTAACCGGAAAAGAAACAGGTTATGATTTTGCACGTATTGCTGCAGATAATGGTTGGTTGGTACAAAACAGTGCGCTCAACCGTCAGCATACCATTACGCATTCGCAGACCATTACCGGACGAAGCACATTGGAGCCATTCAAGGATTTCACGATCGATTTGAACCTGAACCGTACGATGACGCAAAACACATCTGATTTCTTCCGCTGGAATGAAGACAATGCCGTATTTGAATCGCAAAGCCGCATGCAGATGTCTACGTTGACGTATTCAACCATTTCGATCCGCTCGGCATTTACGAAACTGGGCACAGGTTACACATCGACTAACTTTGAGAACCTGCGTACAAATACAGAATCGGTTTCTCAATTCCTGGGTGCTCACAACAGCAATTCAACAACTACCAGCAGCGGTTATTCCGAAGGTTATGGCTTGTCACAGCAGGAAGTTGTGATCGGAGCATTCTTAACGGCTTATACGAAAACAGACGTTTCGGAACGCACAACGAATCCGTTTAAATCAATGCCATTGCCAAACTGGACAGTGAACTACAACGGCCTTACCAAGTTTGAGTTCATGAAGAAATACGTGAAAAACTTCGTGGTTCGTCACGGGTATTCTTCCAATGTAACGATGGCGGGCGTGCAATCGAACCTGAATGCGACGCTAGACGCAAACGGTGATATTTCTGCCCTTGATTTGAACGACAACTTCATTCCACGCAACAACGTGCAATCGGTAACTATTTCCGAGCGTTTCTCGCCGCTGATCGGTGTGGATGCAACCTGGAATGTAAACGGGCAAGGATTGATTACCAAGTTCGAGTACAAAAAAGACCGCAGCGCAACGCTTTCGTTAAACAACAACCAGGTAACTGAGGTTATGGGCAGCGAGTTCGTGATCGGAACGGGGTACAAATTTGAAAAAGTACAATTGCCGTTTAAAGTACGTGGTAAGAAACCTGAGAATCCGTTGAACATTCGTTTCGACTTTACATTCCGCGATAACCTTACGGTGATTCGTAAAATTGTAGAAGGAACCAATCAGGCAACGGCAGGTCAGCGTGTGATCTCGATCAAATCGTCGGTAGACTATAACCTGGGGAACAACCTCACGATTCAGCTTTACTATGATCAGGTAATCACCACGCCGAAAATTGCAACGTCTTACCCTACCGGAAACATGAGTACTGGACTTCGGTTCCGCTACAACTTAGGTGGTTTGTAA